TTTCTGATCCCTGCTCCCTTTGATCCCTGATCCCTTTGATCCCTGCTTTCTGATTCCTGCTCCATGCTCCCCTTGATCCCTGATCAGCTTTGATCCCTGATCCCTGCTGCCCTTGATCCCTGCTCCCTGATCCCTTTGATCCCTGATCCCTGCTCCCTACTCCTTCATCCCTGCTCCCTGCTTTCTGATCTTTGATGATAGCAGTACTGAGCTATCATCAACTGCAGCCCCAGTTTGTCACTCTATCAGTGGATAACGGACACATTAGAATTTCACTCTGTATCGTTCAACTCGAGCCTCTTCCTTGGCGACCTGGCTTGTCTGTCCAGAACCTGAAGAGACTGAGTGACAAGCGTTTGAGCTGCAGTTTCTCACACACCGGTGATGACCAGCAGCAGAGTCATGAAGGTCTCGGCACAGTCCGGTGCCTTCATCTCGTCCACATCGCTGATGTCCTTGTACTGGGAGGACCAGGCAGCCTCGGAGGACAGCATGGAGTCCATCTTCTCCAGagcaactggggggggggggggggggggacgagaCACAGTGTGAGACAAAACTGCACTGGAGCTACACTgattctctatactttgctgtattgaatgagctggcattcagatccacagtactgagttctctatactgtactgtattgaatgtgctgctctcagatccacagtactgagttctctatactgtactgtattgaaggaGCTGGctgtcagatccacagtactgagttctctatactgtactgtattgaatgagctggctctcagatccacagtactgagttctctatactgtactgtattgaatgtgctggcaatcagatccacagtactgagttctgtactgtattgaatgtgctggctctcagatccacggtactgagttctctatactgtactgtattgaaggagctggctctcagatccacagtactgagttctctatactgtactgtattgaatgtgctggctctcagatccacagtactgagttctctatactgtactgtattgaatgagctggctctcagatccacagtactgagttctctatactgtactgtattgaatgtgctggctctcagatccacagtactgagttctctatactgtactgtattgaatgtgctggcaatcagatccacagtactgagttctgtactgtattgaatgtgctggctctcagatccacggtactgagttctctatactgtactgtattgaaggagctggctctcagatccacagtactgagttctctacactgtACTTCACTGcgccctccctccctctctctctttctcttacaCTTCCTCTCGACGGCAAGCCACTTCTGGAAGATGGTCTCCTCAGTGAGGATGTGCAGAACACCGGGGAGGCTGCTGGGATAGGCGTGTGTGCCTCGCAGCTCCTTCTCGAACAGCAGGACCTCGTCCACCAGGTGACAGAAGAGAACATCGTCGTAGAGCAGCCGCGGAGCATCACAGGACAGCTTCTCCAGGGCCAGAGTGAGCAGCCCGCTTGAGAACTGCAGctagagaagagaggagaggagaggggaggtgaGGAGAGTCAGGATGCAGCCATCGGGAGAACAGCAgctggagaggagaggggaggagagtgCTATGCTATACTGTGTGATGTGGTATCTCTGTGCTATGCTGTACTGTGTGGTATCTCTGTGCTACTGTCCTGTGTGGTGTGGTATCTCTGTGCTGTGTCTCCTAGACCCACCCTGGCATCGATGGCAGAGCCGGCTCTCAGCAGGATGGGTTGCACCTTCTCCTCCAGGAAATCAGAGTGATTCCCGATCCACATCAACACCTGCGTCAGGTACCACTCCGGCTAGCAgccatgaaacaaaaacaacagcagcctGTCAGTGACACTCAAACCTGGGGTTAGCAACTCACTCTCACCCTGCcgctcccagtcctggggttcagaactctcCTCAATGAGGTTTGTTACTAAAACGATCCAGAGTCAGGAATTTGAGAAGGAATAGAAAGTCACACCCGCCCTGCTGGGGTTCACGATCAAGTAAATCATTTAATGATGGCGAGAGCTTGCCCTCTCTCTGCTCCTCACCTTGCTCAGCACGTTGGTCTGCCGGTTCCCTGTGAAGTGGTATCTGAATCTCTTCTGCAGCGGCAGCAGCATGATCTGGATGGGCAGGgcgagggggggagaggggggcagGCCGCACCTCTCCGGGAGCTgcctctgctctgtgatgaggtcaTCTCTGAGGGGGAGGGGTCAAGGAGAATGACTTACAGCCTCAAACCACCTGCTTTGCAACCTGGTACAGTAAGAGACTCCTCTGCACACGTCATGGAAAATTGACTGGAAAGAAAACAGAAGGAAGTTACACCTTAACAAAGGTTTTGGACCTGTGTCCTGCTTCTCTGACCAGCGGTACTGCTGTGATCCCAGCATGTGTCCAGCTTCTCTGACCAGCGGTACTGTTGTGATCCCAGCATGTGTCCTGCTTCTCTGACCAGCGGTACTGCTGTGATCCCAGCATGTGTCCTGCTTCTCTGACCAGCAATACTGCCGTGATCCCCACCAGGGTGCATGAATTGGATAGAAAAGTCCCCAGACATTTTCAATCAGAACCATCCAATACGTATCTGTATAGATGAGAGAAACAAAATTTCCTCTCTGATATAAAACTGCATCTTCTTCCTCAGCTTGGGACTCAGAGCCACCCCAGCAGATACTTACAGTTTCTGATTCTCTTCTGGAGGGGGAAGAGACTTGAAGCTGACTCTGGGAAACGGGGGTGAATCTATGCAGGTGTTTAGTGCCCTTTATGGTTAATGAAGACTTGAACCCATGTTTTAAGTGTTCAGCATTGGCCATGATGTCTTTTCCAGATAGACAGATGCTGTTGAAGGCACTTTTGCATTATGAATCCATGTCTTCAGGGGTTACAAAATATCCATCAGTGGGATGCTGCAAGCTCGTCTGCTTGACTGCTCCTCCAAGGCCTTTGCCAAGTGAAGGTGCAAAAGAATTTCATTCTGCCCCCAAGCTGagattttttcaaagcaaaccaaaaacacGATCTTCCGGAGACTGTGCACAGACGAAGCCGGGACCTTGACCTTTTCGTGGTCAGTTTCACTCCAAgatcaaaggtaaaaaaaaaaaatttttcagatgtaacttccttttgttttctttcaaattatTATACCTTTTTTGAATTTGCTGCGCAATTTCCAATAAAATGACATCTCCCACAAGTCTGCAGCACACACCGTTTGAGAGTAACAGGTTGGCTAAcgttaaaggggggggggggggggggggctcaaacCACTTTCTGAACCTCTCTATAACTTTTGACCCCTTGACCTGATcagtataaaaatgaaaaattgagCTTGTTTGCTGAAACAACCCCAAGAACCAAGCTTGGTGTAAATGAGAAACGGTGGTGTTTAAAATCTAACGTTCTGGGGTGACCAGTCATGCTTGGTACGATCACTCTGAACTCTCACTAGACACTGGAGTAGCTCTCAATGCTGTGTGATGTGTGCTGGGACTGCTGCaggaatcaatcaatcaatcattcaattaatcaatcaaggTGGCGTGTTTTTCTGAAACACCCCTCAGAACACGGCTTGTGCTGGCACAGAAACGGTGGTGTTAGGTGGGATCTGTCGGTCCACACATCTTCCCACAGGTTTGTCCGATTCGGTCGGTGTCACTCAACTACACCCAGTAGCCTCAAAAACCATCCACACAGCCACACATCCACCCATCCACCCATCCATCCACCCATCCATCCACCCAGCCACCCATCCACCCAGCCACCCATCCACACAGCCACCCATCCACCCATCCACACAGCCACCCATCCACATCCACCCACACATCCCACCCATCCACACAGCCACCCATCCATCCACACATCCATCCAGCcacacatccacacagccacatccatccatccacacatCCATCCAGCcacacatccacacagccacccatccacacatccacacagccacCCATCCACACAGCCACCCATCCACACAGCCACCCAGCCACCCATCCACACAGCCACCCATCCATCCACACATCCATCCAGCcacacatccacacagccacCCATCCACACAGCCACCCATCCATCCACACATCCATCCAGCCACCCATCCACACAGCCACCCATCCATCCACACATCCATCCAGCCACCCATCCACACAGCCACCCATCCACACAGCCACCCATCCACACAGCCACCCATCCACACAGCcacacatccacacagccacCCATCCACCATCCACCCATCCACACAGCCATCCAGCCACACATCCATCCACACAGCCACCCATCCACACAGCCACCCATCACAGCCACCCATCCATCCACACATCCATCCAGCCACCCATCCATCCACACAGCCACCCATCCACACAGCCACCCATCCATCCACACATCCATCCAGCCACCCATCCACACAGCCAACCATCTATCCAGCCACGGCGCTCAAGGATATGAGGTCTGCAGCTTGAGCAGCTGTGTGAAGAGAGACTCCAGCTGGTTGTGCAGCTCTGTCCCGTTGGCCTCTATTACAATATGATGCATCATAGAAAGAAAGGATCCTGATTCATGGATACACAGCGAGTCAGTACACCCCTACTGACAATACCAATGAAGCCACGCTGCCTTCCCTGAAGTGGTCACTCACTCACCTGGTTAGTTTGTCCTTCAGGATCTTGTGCCAGAACCTGACCGTGTCTCTGATGAAGGACAGCAGGTGTCCACAGCTCGAGTCCTGCAGCTGGATGTCCAGCTCAGCCATGGCAACCAGACCACTGGCCGCCTCCCACACATTACTAGTCATGATGTGCTGCTGGATAGTGTcactggagaggagagagagagagagagagagaagagtgacagagagaggagtgagagagagaggagtgagagagagagcggagagaggagtgagggagaggagtgagagtgagagagagagcgaagagaggagtgagggagagagcggagagaggagtgagggagaggagtgagagagatgacagagagaaagagaggctaCTGAGGGACCCCTGGAGTCAAGAGAGATCTATTGTCAGAGGAACTGTGACAGGGTCACTCTCACAGAGATACCGTCCTAGTAGGACCTCAGGAGTGActcagcagagagagagagcggagaaaGGAGTGAGCGGAGAGAGGAGTGacagagagagtggagagaagaatgagggagaggagtgagagagagagcggagaaaggagtgagggagagaggagtgagaggagagagagggcggagagaggagtgacagagcagagagagaagtgagggagaggagtgagagagagagcagagagagggagaggagtgagagagagcggagagaggagtgagggagaggagtgagagagatgACAGAGGAGGACTGGGACAGGGGCAGTCTCAGTGAGATAACAGAGGAGGACTGGGACAGGGGCAGTCTGAGTGAGATGACAGAGGAGGATTGGGACAGGGGCAGTCTGAGTGAGATGACAGAGGAGGACTGGGACAGTCTCAGTGAGATGACAGAGGAGGATTCAGGacagaggagtgagagagaggagtgagagagagagcggagagaggagtgacagagagagtggagagaagaatgagggagaggagtgagagagagagcggagaaaggagtgagggagagaggagtgagaggagagagagggtggagagaggagtgacagagcagagagaggagtgagggagaggagtgagagagagcagagagagggagaggagtgagagagagcggagagaggagtgagggagaggagtgagagagatgACAGAGGAGGACTGGGACAGGGGCAGTCTGAGTGAGATAACAGAGGAGGACTGGGACAGGGGCAGTCTGAGTGAGATGACAGAGGAGGACTGGGACAGGGGCAGTCTGAGTGAGATGACAGAGGAGGACTGGGACAGGGGCAGTCTGAGTGAGATGACAGAGGAGGACTGGGACAGTCTCAGTGAGATGACAGAGGAGGACTGGGACAGAGGCAGTCTCAGTGAGACGACAGAGGAGGACTGGGACAGGGGCAGTGAGATGACAGAGGAGGACTGGGACAGGGGCAGTGAGATGACAGAGGAGGACTGGGACAGGGGCAGTCTCAGTGAGATGACAGAGGAGGACAGGGACAGAGGCAGTCTCAGTGAGATGACAGAGGAGGACAGGGACAGGGGCAGTCTCAGTGAGATGACAGAGGAGGACTGGGACAGAGGCAGTCTCAGTGAGACGACAGAGGAGGACTGGGACAGAGGCAGTCTCAGTGAGACGACAGAGGAGGACTGGGACAGGGACAGTCTCAGTGAGATGTGTTGCTGTTACACAGACACCCTCCTGCCATTCAGTCCCAGGCTGACCTGCTGTCCTCTGAGAGCTAAGCTGAGACACCACTGAACTCATTCGACTAGTGACCCAAGAAAGAGGTCTGCACTCTCCTccacctccctcctcctcctctcacctgAGCTCCTCGATGCGAGCGATCCACTTGAGGTAGCTGAGGTAGTGTTCCGTCTCGTCTATCTGGGAGAGCCTCAGGATCAGCTTGTCCATCCAGGGCTGCGCCCCCTCCAGGTGCTGAGATACAGTGTTGGAGACGCCCGTCTCCCTGTCCAGCAGCACCTCCAGAGCCCTCTGCACCTCCCCTGCCCGGCACAGAGCTGCCTCCATCTTCAGAGGCACAGAGGAAGACGCCGTCAGCACCTGGGAGCAGGACAGGGGTGAAATGAGACTCCCAGCGcacagcagcttgatccattcctggtttgactaggagtttaataagactcacctgagcttgttaccactATGACTACTCTCATCTGGTGCAAGACCTGTCCCGAGTGACACTGCTCTAATCTAGCACGCCTGAACAACCTGGAAACTAACCTGAGCTAATCCACACTCCCGTGAGACACggacactgcacactgcagctaatcacactcctactaacacctggaacgagtgacactgcagctaatcacactcctactaacacctggaacgagcgacactgcagcaccgcagctaatcacactcctactaacacctggaacgagcgacaccgcagcaccgcagctaatcacactcctactaacacctggaacgagcgcagcaccgcagctaatcacactcctactaacacctggacgacgactgcagctaatcacactcctactaacacctggaacgagcactgcagctaatcacactcctactaacacctggaacgagacactgcagcactgcagctaatcacactcctactaacacctggaacgagcgacactgcagctaatcacactcctactaacacctggaacgagcgacactgcagctaatcacactcctactaacacctggaacgagcgtgcagcaccgcagctaatcacactcctactaacacctggaacgagcgacactgcagctaatcacactcctactaacacctggaacgagcgacactgcagctaatcacactcctactaacacctggaacgagcgacactgcagcactgcagctaatcacactcctactaacacctggaacgagcgacactgcagcactgcagctaatcacactcctactaacacctggaacgagcgacactgcagctaatcacactcctactaacacctggaacgagacactgacactgcagctaatcacactcctactaacacctggaacgagcgacactgcagctaatcacactcctactaacacctggaacgagcgacactgcagctaatcacactcctactaacacctggaacgagcgacactgcagcaccgcagctaatcacactcctactaacacctggaacgagcgacactgcagctaatcacactcctactaacacctggaacgagacactgacactgcagctaatcacactcctactaacacctggaacgagcgacactgcagctaatcacactcctactaacacctggaacgagcgacactgcagcaccgcagctaatcacactcctactaacacctggaacgagcgacactgcagcactgcagctaatcacactcctactaacacctggaacgagcgacactgcagctaatcacactcctactaacacctggaacgagcgacaccgcagcaccgcagctaatcacactcctactaacacctggaacgagcgacactgcagctaatcacactcctactaacacctggaacgagcgacactgcagcactgcagctaatcacactcctactaacacctggaacgagcgacactgcagcaccgcagctaatcacactcctactaacacctggaacgagcgacactgcagctaatcacactcctactaacacctggaacgagcgacactgcagcactgcagctaatcacactcctactaacacctggaacgagcggagcaccgcagctaatcacactcctactaacacctggaacgagcgacactgcagctaatcacactcctactaacacctggaacgagcgacactgcagctaatcacactcctactaacacctggaacgagcgacactgcagctaatcacactcctactaacacctggaacgagcgacactgcagctaatcacactcctactaacacctggaacgagcgacactgcagctaatcacactcctactaacacctggaacgagcgacactgcagcaccgcagctaatcacactcctactaacacctggaacgagcgacactgcagctaatcacactcctactaacacctggaacgagcgacactgcagcaccgcagctaatcacactcctactaacacctggaacgagcgacactgcagctaatcacactcctactaacacctggaacgagcgacactgcagctaatcacactcctactaacacctggaacgagcgacactgcagcaccgcagctaatcacactcctactaacacctggaacgagcgacacctGGAACAgcacactgcagctaatcacactcctactaacacctggaacgagcgacactgcagctaatcacactcctactaacacctggaacgagcgacactgcagcaccgcagctaatcacactcctactaacacctggaacgagcgaccgCAGCTAATGCAGCacctgcagctaatcacactcctactaacacctggaacgagcgacactgcagcaccgctaatcacactcctactaacacctggaacgagcgacactgcagctaatcacactcctactaacacctggaacgagcgacacgcagctaatcacactcctactaacacctggaacgagcgacactgcagcaccgcagctaatcacactcctactaacacctggaacgagcgagcactgcagctaatcacactcctactaacgcCTGGAACgagtgacactgcagctaatcacactcctactaacacctggaacgagcgacactgcagcaccgcagctaatcacactcctactaacacctggaacgagcgctaatcacactcctactaacacctggaacgagcgacactgcagctaatcacactcctactaacacctggaacgagacactgacactgcagctaatcacactcctactaacacctggaacgagcgacactgcagcactgcagctaatcacactcctactaacacctggaacgagcgacactgcagctaatcacactcctactaacacctggaacgagtgacactgcagctaatcacactcctactaacacctggaacgagcgacactgcagcaccgcagctaatcacactcctactaacacctggaacgagcgacactgcagctaatcacactcctactaacacctggaacgagcgacactgcagctaatcacactcctactaacacctggaacgagctgcacactgcagctaatcacactcctactaacacctggaacgagcgacactgcagcaccgcagctaatcacactcctactaacacctggaacgagcgacactgcagctaatcacactcctactaacacctggaacgagcgacactgcagctaatcacactcctactaacacctggaacgagcgacactgca
This window of the Polyodon spathula isolate WHYD16114869_AA chromosome 7, ASM1765450v1, whole genome shotgun sequence genome carries:
- the rint1 gene encoding LOW QUALITY PROTEIN: RAD50-interacting protein 1 (The sequence of the model RefSeq protein was modified relative to this genomic sequence to represent the inferred CDS: substituted 1 base at 1 genomic stop codon) — encoded protein: MAASIVQETKSLSDGDYRGFSLRHNGTDTGEEDSEIPQYVAELIEAEIGCDLKALKKVSGLLERMSKEKKQLEEQVLTASSSVPLKMEAALCRAGEVQRALEVLLDRETGVSNTVSQHLEGAQPWMDKLILRLSQIDETEHYLSYLKWIARIEELSDTIQQHIMTSNVWEAASGLVAMAELDIQLQDSSCGHLLSFIRDTVRFWHKILKDKLTRXVSDHFREGSVASLVLSVGANGTELHNQLESLFTQLLKLQTSDDLITEQRQLPERCGLPPSPPLALPIQIMLLPLQKRFRYHFTGNRQTNVLSKPEWYLTQVLMWIGNHSDFLEEKVQPILLRAGSAIDARLQFSSGLLTLALEKLSCDAPRLLYDDVLFCHLVDEVLLFEKELRGTHAYPSSLPGVLHILTEETIFQKWLAVERKFALEKMDSMLSSEAAWSSQYKDISDVDEMKAPDCAETFMTLLLVITDRYQNLPSPRCRLSFLALQKELVDDFRIRLTQVMKEESRTPLGPRYCAILNAVNYITAVLADWADSVFFLQLQQAELELGAEGPSWPLSPTQAGRLASLEGSVFDEMITLLERLRHDMIGRLVEFILREARERAKPYCRERWLSLPSQSDQAAMSLSSSACPMMLCLRDHMLQLQQMLCFPLFKSCWQALSERLDLFIYQDVILSNHFNEGGAAQLQFDMTRNLFPLFGHHCKRPENYFKHVKEGCIVLNLNVGSALLLRDVLRQGGSETNSLLDPKQPSPVATLNELGIFRLAPSDVEILLSLRTHWPGQ